CTCGATGATATGTTATTTGCCGCAATTCCAGCGGTGGGCTTTGCTTTAGTATTTAATGTGCCGCCCAAGGCCTTAAAATATTGTGCAATTTTAGCCGCACTTGGGCATGTGACACGCACATTATTACTGCATATTAATATGCCTATTGTATTTGCCACCTTCTTTGCCACTTGCGTAATTGGATTTTTAGGCGTGCATCTTTCCCATCGTTATTTAGCCCATCCCAAAGCCTTCACCGTTGCGGCAATTATCCCCATGATCCCCGGTGTTCATGCTTATAAAGCAATGATTTCAATGGTACAAATTCATCACTTTGGTTTTTCTGATGCTTTATTTGAACAAATGATTAGCTCCTTTATTAATACCAGTTTTATCTTAGGCGCAATTGTATTTGGATTAGCTTTACCGGGCTTATTGTTTTATCGGCAAAAACCTGTTGTATAACACTAAAACGGTGCAACAAAAAAGCCGACATTTTGTCGGCTTTCTACTATTCTTGTGATTTTTTCTTGAGATATTCATAAAGCTCATCTTTAATCCGTAATTTTTCTTTTTTCAAAGCCTCAATTTCCATATGAGTAGCGAGCTGAATGTTTTCCTGCATATTCTTAATTTCATGATCTAATTCGTTATGCTTTTCAAAAAGACGATCAAAATAAGCATCATTACTTTTAAGCTTGGTAATTAAGTCTCGATATTCGGGAAACATAGCATTGCTCCTATAGTGGTTTTAACTGGTTTAAGTTTACTACATTCACCCCAAATAAACAGAACAGGATCTTAAAAATTTGACAACGATCACAAAAATTTATTTATCGAAAATTATCCTTTACTCTCTTGCTTTTTTCTTTCTTCCAGTACCTAAAATCAGCATCGCTAACAAACTAAACATAATTCCAAAGCCAGCCCCCCCATTGAAATAACATAATGTTTCTCTAACATCACAAGATTAGATTGTTATACAAAATGAAATGCCACCAAATTATTACCTAACGCTTGAATAGATTGCATCATCTTCAATTTATTTTGTGAGATGAAAACACTTCCCCGCAAAACCTAGCCCACCACCGATAAGCATAAACAGAAAAGAAAGAATAAATTTTCTCATAATTTACCTAAAATTCAGACTAAATGGAGCGTGGATTCTAACACAAAGTGCGGTCAATTTTTCTTTATTTTTATCCGCTGGCTTTTAAACTGGTTTATTTAAAGAAAGCACGCTAGAATAAGGCTATTTTCATTTCAACGAAAAAAGTAAGGAAATTCTATGATCGATCCAAATTTGCTCCGTAATAATTTATCCGAAGTCGCAGAAAAATTAAAAGTAAAACGCAACTTTATTCTTGATACGGAAAAACTCACTGCGTTAGAAGATCAGCGCAAAAACTTACAAATCACTACCGAAAACTTACAAGCTGAACGTAATACTCGTTCAAAAGCTATTGGTGCTGCGAAAGCACGTGGTGAAGATATCGAACTGTTATTGGCTGAAGTGGATAATATGGGCAACCAATTGACTGAAGCAAAAGCACAATTAGATGCGGTACTTGCGGAAATCAATCAAATTGTATTAAGTATTCCAAATCTACCTGCAGACGAAGTGCCATTAGGCAAAGATGACACCGAAAATAAAGAAATCTTACGTTGGGGCACACCACGTACATTTGATTTTGAAGTAAAAGATCATGTGGCTTTAGGCGAAGAAGCAAATGGCTTAGATTTTGCCGCAGGAGCTAAATTAGCTGGTGCGCGTTTTGCCGTAATGAAAGGTCAAATCGCTAAAATGCACCGTGCATTAGCGCAATTTATGTTAGATCTTCATACTGAACAGCACGGCTATTTAGAAACCTATGTGCCTTATTTAGTGAATCACGCCACACTTTATGGCACTGGGCAATTACCAAAATTTGGGGAAGATTTATTCCATACGCTTGCTTTAGAAGGCGAACAACCTTACGCATTAATTCCAACCGCAGAAGTACCAGTCACTAATTTAGTGCGTGATGTAATTATTGATGAAGCAGAATTGCCAATAAAAATGACCGCACATACGCCATGTTTCCGTTCAGAAGCAGGCTCTTACGGTCGTGATACTCGCGGTTTAATTCGTATGCACCAATTTGATAAAGTGGAAATGGTACAAATCGTTGATCCAGATAAATCTATGGAAGCACTTGAAGAATTAACAGGTCACGCAGAAAAAGTATTGCAATTATTAAATTTACCATACCGTAAAGTTTTACTTTGCACAGGCGATATGGGCTTTGGTTCTTGCAAAACTTACGACTTAGAAGTGTGGGTGCCTGCACAAAATACTTATCGTGAAATTTCTTCTTGCTCAAATATGTGGGATTTCCAAGCTCGCCGTATGCAAGCACGTTGTAAAGCAAAAGGCGATAAGAAAACCCACTTAGTGCATACCTTAAATGGTTCAGGCTTAGCGGTTGGTCGTACTTTAGTAGCTGTGCTTGAAAACTATCAAAATGCCGATGGTTCAATCACCGTGCCAGAAGTGCTACGTCCATATATGGGCGGATTAGACGTTATCGGAAAATAATCCTTCTATAAAATAAAAAAGCGTGGATTTTAAAATTTCCACGCTTTTTTATTAAGCTATTTCAACAGCGACATCGGATTCTGATTTAGATTTTAATTCACCTACTTCATATAAATCAATGCCCGCATCTTTGGCTATTTCAATGACCGTTTGAACGCTATTAGGCTCAACTGCCACTAATAAACCGCCTGATGTTTGAGGATCACACAAAATCGCTTTTTGTTCTTCCGTTAATACACCCACTTTATGCCCATAACTTTCAAGATTACGCCCTGTTCCTCCGGGGACGCAACCTTGAGCAATATAATCTTTTACGCCGTCCAAGGTTTTAATTTTGTCCGCAAAAACTACCGCACTTAGATTTGAACCTTCACAGATTTCAATTAAATGACCAAGTAAACCAAATCCTGTGACATCCGTCATTGCTGTTACGCCATCCACTTGGGAAAATTGGCTGCCAATGGAATTCATTTGGAACATAGCGGCAGTGGCTAAACCTTGATGTTCTGGCTTAAGTTTTCCTTTTTTCTCCGCCGTCGTCAAAATACCGATACCAAGCGGTTTCGTCATATAAAGCTTACAACCTGATTTTGCAGAAGCATTACGTTTCACTTTTTCAGTGTCAATCACGCCTGTCACCGCTAAACCAAAAATAGGTTCGGGTGAATCAATGGAATGTCCACCCGCCAAAGCAATACCCGCTTGATGGCAAGCAAAGCGACCGCCATCAACAATTTTCTGTGCAACTTCTGCAGGTAATACATTAGTTG
The Haemophilus influenzae DNA segment above includes these coding regions:
- a CDS encoding threonine/serine exporter family protein, translating into MLLDITIFILKLLDDMLFAAIPAVGFALVFNVPPKALKYCAILAALGHVTRTLLLHINMPIVFATFFATCVIGFLGVHLSHRYLAHPKAFTVAAIIPMIPGVHAYKAMISMVQIHHFGFSDALFEQMISSFINTSFILGAIVFGLALPGLLFYRQKPVV
- a CDS encoding YdcH family protein, whose product is MFPEYRDLITKLKSNDAYFDRLFEKHNELDHEIKNMQENIQLATHMEIEALKKEKLRIKDELYEYLKKKSQE
- the serS gene encoding serine--tRNA ligase; translated protein: MIDPNLLRNNLSEVAEKLKVKRNFILDTEKLTALEDQRKNLQITTENLQAERNTRSKAIGAAKARGEDIELLLAEVDNMGNQLTEAKAQLDAVLAEINQIVLSIPNLPADEVPLGKDDTENKEILRWGTPRTFDFEVKDHVALGEEANGLDFAAGAKLAGARFAVMKGQIAKMHRALAQFMLDLHTEQHGYLETYVPYLVNHATLYGTGQLPKFGEDLFHTLALEGEQPYALIPTAEVPVTNLVRDVIIDEAELPIKMTAHTPCFRSEAGSYGRDTRGLIRMHQFDKVEMVQIVDPDKSMEALEELTGHAEKVLQLLNLPYRKVLLCTGDMGFGSCKTYDLEVWVPAQNTYREISSCSNMWDFQARRMQARCKAKGDKKTHLVHTLNGSGLAVGRTLVAVLENYQNADGSITVPEVLRPYMGGLDVIGK
- the selD gene encoding selenide, water dikinase SelD, with the protein product MEEKIRLTQYSHGAGUGCKISPKVLGTILHSELEKFYDPNLLVGNETADDAAVYDLGNGTAIISTTDFFMPIVDDPFDFGRIAATNAISDIFAMGGKPIMGIAILGFPTNVLPAEVAQKIVDGGRFACHQAGIALAGGHSIDSPEPIFGLAVTGVIDTEKVKRNASAKSGCKLYMTKPLGIGILTTAEKKGKLKPEHQGLATAAMFQMNSIGSQFSQVDGVTAMTDVTGFGLLGHLIEICEGSNLSAVVFADKIKTLDGVKDYIAQGCVPGGTGRNLESYGHKVGVLTEEQKAILCDPQTSGGLLVAVEPNSVQTVIEIAKDAGIDLYEVGELKSKSESDVAVEIA